One Deinococcus sp. LM3 genomic region harbors:
- a CDS encoding RidA family protein, whose amino-acid sequence MRQNISSGSPWEAQIGYSRAVKVGNTVQVSGTTATVNGEVVGEGDPAEQTRAALGIIRTALETAGAQLSDVVRTRIYVTDISRWEEVARAHGEVFRDIRPATTLVQVAALIDPLHLVEIEAEAVIGG is encoded by the coding sequence ATGCGTCAGAACATCAGCAGTGGCAGCCCCTGGGAAGCGCAGATCGGGTACTCGCGCGCCGTGAAGGTCGGGAACACCGTGCAGGTCAGCGGCACGACCGCCACCGTGAACGGCGAGGTCGTCGGCGAGGGCGACCCGGCCGAGCAGACCCGCGCGGCGCTGGGCATCATCCGCACCGCCCTGGAAACGGCCGGCGCGCAGCTGTCCGACGTGGTCCGCACCCGCATCTACGTGACCGACATCAGCCGCTGGGAGGAGGTGGCCCGCGCGCACGGCGAGGTGTTCCGCGACATCCGCCCCGCCACGACCCTGGTGCAGGTCGCCGCGCTGATCGACCCGCTGCACCTCGTGGAAATCGAGGCCGAAGCCGTCATCGGCGGGTGA
- a CDS encoding aldo/keto reductase yields MTSSLSGPVRPFDPASPRLGVGLAALGRPGYINLGHARDLPDRSVAGMRAQAWAVLDVAYAAGVRYFDAARSYGLAEEFLGAWVQARGHRDAVLGSKWGYTYVADWQPDASVHEVKTHDRATLDRQWPQTLAALGGPPALYLIHSATLESGVLDNPAVLARLAELAAGGVRVGLSTSGPAQADTIRRALDVRVDGVNPLSAVQATWNLLDRSAGAALADAHAEGWAVVVKEGMANGRLSARGLSGRGDVPAPLAALAAELEVTPDAAALAAVLAQPWADMVLSGAGNTDQLAQNLAALRVQVPADALPELTVDARTYWQERAALPWN; encoded by the coding sequence ATGACCTCTTCCCTGTCCGGTCCTGTCCGTCCGTTCGATCCGGCGTCACCACGCCTGGGGGTGGGGCTGGCCGCGCTGGGCCGCCCCGGTTACATCAACCTGGGGCACGCGCGCGACCTCCCGGACCGGTCGGTGGCGGGCATGCGGGCGCAGGCGTGGGCGGTGCTGGACGTGGCGTACGCGGCGGGCGTGCGGTATTTCGACGCGGCGCGCAGTTACGGGCTGGCCGAGGAGTTCCTGGGCGCGTGGGTGCAGGCGCGCGGGCACCGGGACGCCGTGCTGGGCAGCAAGTGGGGGTACACGTACGTGGCGGACTGGCAGCCCGACGCATCCGTGCATGAGGTCAAGACGCACGACCGGGCCACGCTGGACCGGCAGTGGCCGCAGACGCTCGCGGCGCTGGGCGGCCCCCCGGCGCTGTACCTGATTCACTCGGCGACGCTGGAGTCGGGCGTGCTGGACAACCCGGCGGTGCTGGCGCGACTGGCGGAACTGGCGGCGGGGGGCGTGCGGGTGGGCCTGAGCACCAGCGGTCCGGCGCAGGCGGACACGATCCGGCGGGCGCTGGACGTGCGGGTGGACGGCGTGAATCCCCTGAGTGCCGTGCAGGCCACCTGGAACCTGCTGGACCGCTCGGCGGGCGCGGCGCTGGCCGACGCGCACGCCGAGGGCTGGGCGGTGGTGGTGAAGGAGGGCATGGCGAACGGCCGCCTGAGTGCGCGCGGCCTGAGCGGACGCGGGGACGTGCCCGCCCCGCTGGCGGCCCTGGCAGCGGAACTGGAGGTCACGCCGGACGCGGCGGCCCTGGCGGCCGTGCTGGCGCAACCGTGGGCGGACATGGTCCTGAGCGGCGCGGGCAACACCGATCAGCTGGCGCAGAATCTGGCGGCGCTGCGCGTGCAGGTCCCGGCGGACGCCCTGCCGGAACTGACCGTGGACGCCCGCACGTACTGGCAGGAGCGGGCCGCACTGCCCTGGAACTGA
- a CDS encoding DegV family protein, with amino-acid sequence MNSIVLTDSTSDLEAGQADAIGLRVIPLTVRFDGRDWLDHQELGSEELFRRVDAGAAMPVTAPPTVQTYRDTLDNLLQRHDHVFAVHLSSRLSDTHAHATEAALAFPGRVTVHDSWQSAAGLALQAERAARLLRDGVPAAQVAAALTTLRPQTTTRMCLNTLNYLQRSGRIGGAAALLGGLLNLKPILGLREGRVEPYARAVGAGRALNSMTEQLRACAASLPQGRVAFFHNGAPDSVDALRFEARRLGVQESMTLGLGTVLSAHGGPGVFGFSFEPAHVWQNFRAY; translated from the coding sequence ATGAACAGCATCGTCCTCACCGATTCCACCAGTGACCTCGAAGCCGGTCAGGCCGACGCCATCGGCCTGCGGGTCATTCCACTCACCGTCCGTTTCGACGGGCGCGACTGGCTCGATCACCAGGAACTCGGCAGCGAGGAACTGTTCCGCCGCGTGGACGCCGGCGCCGCCATGCCCGTCACCGCGCCCCCCACCGTGCAGACCTACCGCGACACCCTGGACAACCTGCTGCAACGCCACGACCACGTGTTCGCCGTGCACCTCAGCAGCCGCCTGAGCGACACGCACGCCCACGCCACCGAGGCCGCCCTGGCCTTCCCGGGCCGCGTCACCGTCCACGACTCCTGGCAGTCCGCCGCCGGACTGGCCCTGCAGGCCGAGCGGGCCGCGCGCCTGTTGCGTGACGGCGTGCCCGCCGCGCAGGTGGCGGCCGCCCTGACCACCCTGCGCCCGCAGACCACCACCCGCATGTGCCTGAACACCCTGAACTACCTGCAACGCAGCGGCCGGATCGGCGGCGCTGCGGCCCTGCTGGGCGGCCTGCTGAACCTGAAACCCATCCTGGGCCTGCGCGAGGGCCGCGTGGAACCCTACGCCCGTGCGGTCGGCGCTGGCCGCGCCCTGAACAGCATGACCGAGCAGCTGCGCGCCTGCGCCGCCAGCCTCCCACAGGGCCGCGTGGCGTTCTTCCACAACGGCGCGCCCGACAGCGTGGACGCCCTGCGCTTCGAGGCCCGCCGCCTGGGCGTGCAGGAAAGCATGACGCTGGGCCTGGGCACCGTCCTGTCCGCGCACGGTGGCCCCGGCGTGTTCGGCTTCAGCTTCGAACCCGCGCACGTCTGGCAGAACTTCCGCGCGTACTGA